One Nitrospirota bacterium genomic window, TCTTCAAAATGTTTATCAGCGGTTAGAACCTGTGAAACACCCAGGTCCTTCATAACGACAAAAGATGAAAAATCAAAGAATGAGATATATGGCTTATCGCTGTATTTCTTACTCATCTTCCATGCCTTCTCCCACCTCTCTTCATTGATCCTTTCCATTACAGCTATGCCATTTTTAACTGCTTCTATAATTGTATCTATAAAAACAGCAACCCCATCGGGATCTGTTTTTGCCCTTAAAAGGGTTATCGTCTCGGCAAGGACATAGTCAGTGGTAACAGGAACTCCCTTCTTAAGCAGGAAAGTTTTATAGAAGGATGCTGTCTTTTCATGTTGCGTGTCATTCTTATTGGCGATAGCTGCCCATCCCCATGTATCAAAGAAGACCTTTTTCACTTTCTGGATACTCCATATAAATACTTATCATGTTCATCAGCAAGGTCTTTGGGCCCGTCCTTACATGTACCTGCTATAGAAAGAAGTCTTTCTGTCATTTCATCTTCTATCGGAATTTTCTTCTTTCGCTTCCATTCTGACAGAAAAAGATCTACTGCCTTTCTTATTATCTCAGCAACAGGTATCTTGGAATCTTCCTGAATTCTCTCCAATGCCTCTTTTTGGCGAGGTTCTATAAACA contains:
- a CDS encoding PIN domain-containing protein; protein product: MKKVFFDTWGWAAIANKNDTQHEKTASFYKTFLLKKGVPVTTDYVLAETITLLRAKTDPDGVAVFIDTIIEAVKNGIAVMERINEERWEKAWKMSKKYSDKPYISFFDFSSFVVMKDLGVSQVLTADKHFEDVGLGFKKLF
- a CDS encoding ribbon-helix-helix domain-containing protein, producing the protein MAKVRFQMFIEPRQKEALERIQEDSKIPVAEIIRKAVDLFLSEWKRKKKIPIEDEMTERLLSIAGTCKDGPKDLADEHDKYLYGVSRK